The Pedobacter ginsengisoli region GGTGTAATATCTCCTATTTTCGCATGTTCTGCTTCTTCAGGTGTTAAAACACTACGTATTGTACCATCAATTTCAACTCCTATAACCCCATTTTTTATTGGGGGGCCAATTACAGGAAATACATAAGACCCGGATATATAAGAAACCATAATTACAAAGAACGGATAATAAGAGCAGAAATCTATAAATTAGTACACGCAAAAAGCAAATTTACATCAGCTTAAAAAACATCTAACAACCCTATAAATGAACCGGATAGACAGACTTTTTGGAATACTTGTCCTACTTCAAACAAAAAAATATGTTACGGCCGATAAGATTTCAGATCAATTTGAGATCAGCATTCGTACCGTTTACCGCGACATAAAAGCCCTTACCGAGCAGGGAATTCCAATTAGTTTTGAGCAGCCAAAAGGTTACTTTATTGTTCAGGGATATTTTCTTCCGCCTGTTTCTTTTAACTCCGAAGAGGCAAATGCACTATTAATAATGGAACGTTTGGTATCCGGCTTTACCGATCAGTCTATTCTTAAACATTATACCACCGCACTAAATAAAGTCAAAGCGGTATTACGCAACAATCAGAAAGAAAAACTGGAGCTACTTAACAACAATATGATCCTGCAGCTACCGGATTCTATAAAAAATGAATTCGAATACTTGTCGGCCTTACAAAACGCAATATCATCACAGTGCATAATAGAAATAGCTTACACCAATAATAACGCGTTAACTACTAAAAGGGAACTCGAACCAATCGGTCTTGTATTTTATGCCTTTAGCTGGCATTTAATCGCCTGGTGCCACCTCCGCAATGAATATCGCGATTTTAAAGTATCCCGAATTGAAGGTGTAAAAAGTCTGGAAGTTCCATTCCGAAAAACCGGACACATGCAGTTAAGCGAGTATATGAAGCTCCTTCCGGTAAACTATTAAAATAAATTTTATTGTTCAAAAACAGACTGCCATAGGGTTGTCAGTTGCACTCATTTTCTTTGTACTACAAAACAAAAAAACAAAGTTATGAGCAGAATTAAAATGTATTTAAAGGAACTGGAGCAAGAGGCATTAACCACACGCAAAATGTTGCAAAGAGTGCCAACCGATAAATTTTCGTGGCAGCCACATCCAAAAAGCATGACCATTAAGCGATTGGCCACTCACATTGCTGAGCTTCCAACCTGGATTACTATGGCCATCAAAACTGATGAACTCGACTTCGCTGATAACCCTTATCAACCAACCGATGTAAATACTACTGAAGAATTGCTGGCCTATTTCGAAAGTTCACTGGCCGATGGCAGATCTGAACTTAAAGAAGAAAACGAAAATCTTTTAGATAAAGACTGGACTTTGAGAAACGGACAACAGATTTACAGTGTTGAACCCAAAGCAGATGTGATTCGTATGAGCATTAATCAAATTATTCATCACAGGGCACAATTAGGCGTATTTTTAAGACTTCTTGATATTCCAATTCCCGGAAGTTTTGGCCCCAGTGCTGACGATATGGCCTTTTAAAATGATCTGCGCTATTTTAAAATGGGGACTTTTTGTGATAAGAATGACCATACTTTCTTTCTAAAATAAGTCCCTTCAAAATATTTTGATAGCATATTTGGTTATAAATTGATTCCTTTGTAAAAAAGAAATCAATTTATAACTCCAATATCCATGTCTGATTCCAACATCCGGTTAAATAAATACATTAGTGAAAGTGGCTTATGCTCTCGCAGAGCGGCCGACAGATATATTGAACAGGGCAACGTATTTATTAACGGCAAGCGGGCTAAAGTTGGAGACAAGGTCATCTTTGGAGACATCGTTACGGTTAACGGACAGACCATTGAGCCTAAAGAGGTCGAAAACTCTGTACTTATTGCCTACAACAAACCTGTTGGCATTACCAGTACAACCGAGGCTGGCGTAAAAGGCAACATCGTAGACCACGTAAACCATAGTGAAAGGGTATTCCCAATCGGACGTCTGGATAAAGACTCTCAGGGGCTGATTTTCCTTACCAATAATGGCGACCTGGTAAATAAAATACTCAGGGCAGGCAATAATCACGAAAAGGAATATATAGTTACTGTAAACAAACCTATTACCGAATCATTTTTAACCGGAATGGCCAAAGGCGTACCGGTATTAGGTGTAATGACCAAAAAATGTAAAGTAACCCAGGAAAGCCCCTTTGTATTTAAAATTATACTTATTCAGGGCTTAAACCGCCAGATCAGACGTATGTGTGAATATTTTGGCTTCGAAGTAACGAAACTGGAACGTGTTCGGATCATGAACATCAGCCTGAAAGGCATTCCTGTTGGTGAATGGCGTGAACTTACTCCTGAAGAGCAAACCGTAATATTTAACCTGGTTGCAAAATCAAGTTCATCAGAAAGTGCCTCTGCCCCCAATAGAATAAATAAAAAACCAAAAGCCAGACCGGAAGAGGATCTGTTTGAAAATGTAACACCCAAAAGGTCATCAGGCAAACCCGCAGGTCCTAAAAAGCCTCATGGCAAAGCTGCTTCTGGTAACGTAAGCAGAACCGATCGCCCAGCAGGTGGCAAAGGCAAATCTGCTCCGAAATCTTCAGGTGGTTTTAAAGCAGCTGCTTCAGGCAACGACTGGAACAAAAGCGGGGGTCCAAGCAAAAGATCCGTAAAGCCAACAAAAGGCAGATCAGGAGTTCCCGGAGCAAAAACCAAAAGCCCTAAACGTTAATTTAACTATTCCAATAAAGCGATCTTCATAATCCTGAAATGAATTCAGGATCATGCATCAATATATAAGGAAAAGAATATTTTTTAGGTAACTTTGCATTTATAATGCTTACTACAAAGAAAACTGATATCCGTTCATTAGATCTGGCACAGCTGCAACAGCACTTCATAGCCATGAAAGAACCTTCCTACAGGGCT contains the following coding sequences:
- a CDS encoding DinB family protein — protein: MSRIKMYLKELEQEALTTRKMLQRVPTDKFSWQPHPKSMTIKRLATHIAELPTWITMAIKTDELDFADNPYQPTDVNTTEELLAYFESSLADGRSELKEENENLLDKDWTLRNGQQIYSVEPKADVIRMSINQIIHHRAQLGVFLRLLDIPIPGSFGPSADDMAF
- the rluF gene encoding 23S rRNA pseudouridine(2604) synthase RluF, with the translated sequence MSDSNIRLNKYISESGLCSRRAADRYIEQGNVFINGKRAKVGDKVIFGDIVTVNGQTIEPKEVENSVLIAYNKPVGITSTTEAGVKGNIVDHVNHSERVFPIGRLDKDSQGLIFLTNNGDLVNKILRAGNNHEKEYIVTVNKPITESFLTGMAKGVPVLGVMTKKCKVTQESPFVFKIILIQGLNRQIRRMCEYFGFEVTKLERVRIMNISLKGIPVGEWRELTPEEQTVIFNLVAKSSSSESASAPNRINKKPKARPEEDLFENVTPKRSSGKPAGPKKPHGKAASGNVSRTDRPAGGKGKSAPKSSGGFKAAASGNDWNKSGGPSKRSVKPTKGRSGVPGAKTKSPKR
- a CDS encoding helix-turn-helix transcriptional regulator produces the protein MNRIDRLFGILVLLQTKKYVTADKISDQFEISIRTVYRDIKALTEQGIPISFEQPKGYFIVQGYFLPPVSFNSEEANALLIMERLVSGFTDQSILKHYTTALNKVKAVLRNNQKEKLELLNNNMILQLPDSIKNEFEYLSALQNAISSQCIIEIAYTNNNALTTKRELEPIGLVFYAFSWHLIAWCHLRNEYRDFKVSRIEGVKSLEVPFRKTGHMQLSEYMKLLPVNY